A stretch of Desulfotalea psychrophila LSv54 DNA encodes these proteins:
- the larB gene encoding nickel pincer cofactor biosynthesis protein LarB → MNPHLLTEILGLLQDGTNSLEQTLKELKDFPAERVKDACIDHQREIRTGIPEVIYGAAKSVEQIITIARAQIATGGPVIATRVEREKAKQVQLVLPECHYHERASMLTCLERRATAPSFRGEALILCAGTSDIPVAEEARVTLEALGSPVKTIYDIGIAGLHRLLLHREVISQASVIIVVAGMEGALASVVGGLCTAPIIGVPTSVGYGASFGGVSALLTMLNSCAPGLAVVNIDNGFGAACMAFSINRQNPTG, encoded by the coding sequence ATGAACCCTCATCTCCTCACTGAAATACTCGGTCTCTTGCAGGATGGTACAAATAGCCTTGAGCAAACCCTCAAAGAGCTGAAAGATTTCCCCGCAGAACGGGTCAAAGATGCCTGCATCGACCATCAGAGAGAAATACGAACGGGCATCCCCGAGGTGATATACGGCGCAGCAAAAAGTGTTGAACAGATCATAACCATTGCCAGGGCCCAGATAGCGACAGGCGGGCCTGTTATCGCCACTCGAGTAGAGAGAGAGAAGGCAAAACAGGTACAGCTGGTTCTACCCGAATGCCACTATCATGAGCGGGCATCCATGCTGACCTGTCTTGAAAGAAGAGCTACAGCTCCTTCTTTTCGAGGAGAGGCTCTCATCCTCTGCGCCGGCACCTCGGACATCCCCGTGGCCGAAGAGGCACGAGTCACCCTGGAGGCACTTGGCTCTCCGGTTAAAACCATCTATGACATTGGCATAGCAGGACTCCATCGCCTCCTTCTCCACAGAGAGGTAATCTCCCAGGCATCTGTTATTATTGTCGTTGCAGGCATGGAGGGGGCCCTGGCAAGCGTTGTCGGCGGTCTCTGCACTGCCCCCATTATTGGCGTTCCCACCTCCGTGGGATACGGAGCAAGTTTTGGCGGCGTATCTGCCCTCCTTACCATGCTCAATAGCTGTGCACCTGGCCTTGCCGTGGTCAACATAGACAACGGCTTTGGCGCTGCCTGCATGGCCTTTTCCATCAACAGGCAAAACCCCACGGGATGA
- a CDS encoding outer membrane protein assembly factor BamD codes for MNGIHFVRKSLHSFAIIIIAMSLLGGCADMKSMFDITYEKPDLEFPANDLIIKGMEDYNVGKYFGAISYFQEILEKYPFSPEAPLAELKAADCNYYMDKYPEALAQYQDFEDRHPTNEAIPYVMYQKGMSNYKQIDRIDRDPIVARRAVDFFSQLLRAFPNSPYTTNARKNIAEAISFLADHEFAVIEFYLRTEKYEQAETRLEYLITAYPNTNVIPKAEKILAEIQAGNPPRRPLFSWFPDFKLPDWTKVADDEDNTINTEPNR; via the coding sequence ATGAACGGAATACATTTTGTGAGAAAATCTCTGCACAGCTTTGCCATCATTATCATTGCCATGTCTCTTCTAGGTGGTTGCGCCGACATGAAATCAATGTTTGATATCACCTACGAAAAACCTGACCTTGAATTTCCTGCTAACGACCTGATCATAAAAGGTATGGAAGATTACAATGTCGGAAAATATTTTGGCGCTATCTCCTATTTTCAAGAAATTCTTGAAAAATACCCATTTAGCCCCGAAGCCCCACTTGCAGAGCTCAAGGCTGCCGACTGTAATTACTATATGGATAAATACCCCGAAGCCCTTGCTCAATATCAGGATTTTGAGGATCGTCACCCAACTAATGAGGCGATTCCCTACGTCATGTACCAAAAGGGCATGTCTAATTACAAACAAATTGATCGTATTGACCGGGACCCCATTGTTGCCCGCAGGGCTGTCGATTTCTTCAGCCAACTACTCAGGGCATTCCCCAATTCGCCCTATACTACCAACGCCAGAAAAAATATTGCAGAGGCAATTTCATTCCTGGCAGATCATGAATTTGCCGTCATTGAATTTTATCTGAGAACAGAAAAATACGAACAGGCAGAGACCCGCTTGGAATACCTTATCACCGCCTACCCAAATACCAATGTAATCCCCAAGGCAGAGAAGATTCTGGCAGAAATACAGGCTGGCAATCCACCGCGTCGCCCTCTTTTCTCTTGGTTTCCTGACTTTAAGTTGCCCGATTGGACTAAGGTCGCCGACGATGAGGACAATACGATTAACACCGAGCCCAATCGCTAA
- the trxB gene encoding thioredoxin-disulfide reductase produces the protein MEQTTHYELVILGGGPAGLSAGLYAARARLNHVLIERGAHGGQVLLTDWIDNYPGFPDGISGFDLIEKMSAQAKRFDLNSLMAEVLSVNLDDPKKKSLKLDNGQTITFDTLVICTGARANSLKVPGEEEMRGKGVSYCGTCDAPFYRNMEVAVVGGGNTAIQEAEYLTKFASKVTVIHRREELRATKVLQESALANEKLEFIWNSQVTAIEGENGVERIQLIDKDGNKSTLNAHGIFIFVGITPLNSCLPLEKLQADKWGFIPVDIETRTSVPGVMAAGDIISKDVRQVINAAGEGAVAVLAAEEYLNNLK, from the coding sequence ATGGAACAAACTACACATTACGAATTGGTAATACTCGGCGGCGGGCCAGCTGGTTTATCCGCAGGACTCTACGCAGCCCGGGCTCGCCTTAACCATGTGCTGATTGAACGAGGTGCACACGGCGGACAGGTACTTCTTACCGACTGGATTGATAACTACCCTGGCTTTCCCGACGGAATTTCCGGCTTTGATCTTATTGAAAAGATGTCTGCCCAGGCCAAGAGATTTGATCTCAACAGCCTTATGGCGGAGGTCCTCTCCGTCAACCTCGATGATCCAAAGAAAAAATCCCTCAAACTCGATAATGGCCAGACAATTACCTTCGACACCTTGGTCATCTGTACCGGTGCCCGGGCAAATTCCCTCAAGGTGCCTGGAGAAGAAGAGATGCGAGGCAAGGGTGTCTCCTATTGTGGCACATGCGATGCGCCGTTTTACAGAAATATGGAGGTTGCCGTTGTTGGTGGTGGAAACACCGCAATTCAGGAGGCTGAATATCTGACAAAGTTTGCTAGCAAGGTAACGGTTATCCACAGGCGCGAAGAACTACGGGCGACAAAGGTCCTGCAGGAATCTGCCCTGGCCAATGAGAAACTTGAGTTCATCTGGAACTCTCAAGTGACGGCCATTGAAGGCGAAAACGGTGTTGAAAGAATCCAGCTGATCGATAAAGATGGTAATAAATCAACCCTTAATGCCCATGGCATCTTCATTTTTGTGGGTATTACTCCCCTAAACAGCTGCCTGCCCCTTGAAAAGCTACAGGCCGACAAATGGGGTTTTATCCCCGTTGACATCGAGACCCGTACATCGGTTCCCGGTGTTATGGCAGCAGGAGATATCATTAGCAAAGATGTCCGTCAGGTAATTAACGCGGCGGGTGAAGGTGCTGTAGCTGTACTGGCTGCCGAAGAATACCTCAACAACCTCAAGTGA
- the trxA gene encoding thioredoxin: MASEKVQQVNDGDFDTLISSGQPTLVDFWAPWCGPCKAIGPVIEDLANEFDGKVTIAKMNVDDNPNTPGKYGIRAIPTIILFKDGEAIDQLTGAVGKTQLVDLCNKAL; this comes from the coding sequence ATGGCATCAGAAAAAGTCCAGCAGGTTAATGATGGAGATTTTGATACATTAATCAGCTCAGGCCAACCAACTTTGGTTGATTTTTGGGCCCCATGGTGTGGTCCCTGCAAGGCAATTGGCCCTGTCATTGAAGACCTCGCTAACGAATTTGATGGAAAAGTCACCATTGCCAAGATGAACGTTGATGACAACCCTAACACTCCTGGCAAATATGGCATTAGGGCAATCCCAACCATCATTCTCTTCAAAGATGGCGAGGCCATAGATCAGCTCACCGGCGCAGTTGGTAAAACACAGTTGGTTGATCTCTGCAACAAGGCTCTATAA
- the hemL gene encoding glutamate-1-semialdehyde 2,1-aminomutase: MESLKSKKLFAEAKKVIPGGVNSPVRACLSVGCDPLFIERAEGSYIYDADGQKYLDFVNSWGPMIMGHAHPDIIKAIQDAAVYGTSYGAPTSSEVDLASMVVEAVPSIEKVRFVSSGTEATMSAVRLARGYTGKNVIVKFDGCYHGHADSFLVKAGSGVLTLGIPGSPGVPEDIVKNTISIPYNSVEALETTLRDADLNIACVIVEPVAGNMGCVPPAPGFLQKLREITAEEGIVLIFDEVITGFRLSYGGAQQYYGVTPDLTCLGKIIGGGLPVGAYGGKADIMNSVAPDGPVYQAGTLSGNPLAMAAGKAALKLLQQDGFYEDLNQKSAAYADGLLEVAGRVGLPMQLNRVGSVMTSFFTATPVTDFETAMKADTGLYGRHYRQMLDSGIYLAPSQFECSFMSSTHSDADLKRALLETEKSFSLLKNA; the protein is encoded by the coding sequence ATGGAGTCGTTGAAATCAAAAAAATTATTTGCAGAAGCCAAAAAAGTTATCCCCGGTGGGGTAAACAGTCCTGTTCGAGCCTGTCTCTCTGTTGGTTGTGACCCACTCTTTATAGAGCGCGCCGAGGGGAGTTATATTTACGATGCTGATGGGCAAAAGTACCTTGATTTTGTCAACTCCTGGGGGCCAATGATCATGGGGCATGCCCATCCGGATATAATCAAAGCCATACAGGATGCGGCGGTGTATGGCACCAGTTATGGTGCCCCGACCAGTTCTGAGGTTGATCTCGCCTCCATGGTTGTTGAGGCTGTGCCGTCCATTGAGAAGGTGCGTTTTGTCAGCTCTGGTACCGAGGCGACCATGAGTGCGGTTCGCCTTGCCCGTGGCTATACAGGTAAAAATGTTATTGTTAAATTTGATGGCTGTTATCATGGTCATGCCGATTCTTTTTTAGTTAAGGCCGGTTCCGGTGTCCTGACCCTTGGTATTCCCGGTAGTCCCGGTGTGCCAGAGGATATTGTTAAAAACACCATCTCAATTCCCTACAATAGTGTTGAGGCCCTGGAGACAACCCTGCGTGATGCCGATTTGAATATTGCCTGTGTTATAGTTGAACCTGTTGCCGGCAATATGGGTTGTGTGCCGCCAGCTCCGGGATTTCTGCAAAAACTGCGAGAAATTACCGCAGAAGAGGGCATTGTTTTGATCTTTGACGAGGTTATCACAGGCTTTAGACTCTCCTACGGTGGTGCTCAACAATATTATGGGGTTACTCCGGATTTGACCTGTCTCGGTAAGATTATTGGCGGAGGCCTGCCCGTTGGTGCCTATGGTGGTAAGGCCGATATTATGAACAGTGTTGCCCCAGACGGTCCTGTCTATCAGGCGGGCACACTCTCGGGAAATCCTCTTGCCATGGCTGCTGGTAAGGCTGCTCTGAAGTTGCTTCAGCAGGATGGATTCTATGAGGACTTGAACCAAAAATCCGCGGCCTATGCCGATGGTTTGCTTGAGGTGGCCGGGAGAGTTGGGCTACCTATGCAACTTAATCGGGTAGGTTCAGTGATGACCTCATTTTTTACTGCGACGCCTGTCACTGACTTTGAAACAGCAATGAAGGCAGATACCGGACTTTATGGAAGGCACTACAGGCAGATGCTTGATTCAGGTATTTACCTTGCCCCGTCTCAATTTGAGTGCTCTTTCATGTCAAGCACTCATAGCGATGCAGATCTAAAAAGAGCGCTATTAGAGACAGAAAAGTCATTTTCTCTATTGAAAAATGCATGA
- a CDS encoding AtpZ/AtpI family protein, with translation MSNAKNEFVQLLANYGHVGFTFVACIVLGFGGGILLDQKVFDGRTAPWFTFIGLAFGIVAGYKTLLEVLFKNNKEANKND, from the coding sequence ATGTCTAACGCAAAAAATGAGTTTGTTCAGTTGCTTGCAAACTACGGTCATGTGGGTTTTACCTTTGTCGCTTGTATTGTTCTTGGTTTTGGTGGTGGAATACTGCTTGATCAAAAGGTTTTTGACGGCAGAACTGCGCCTTGGTTCACCTTTATCGGCTTAGCCTTTGGTATTGTCGCAGGATACAAAACCCTACTGGAAGTCCTCTTTAAAAATAATAAAGAAGCAAATAAAAATGATTAA
- a CDS encoding ATP synthase subunit I, which yields MVDDLANLQKMQVTSWLCLAVMTIGSAFAFSLSFALSVFVGGVISILSFWASHTDVVRFVTALTETSDPEQRKERAKKGKGGYLLKFWIRIAIIGVILLLLIKSGEINIFGLILGLSTVVFTITITAVNVVMHYFFSGRR from the coding sequence GTGGTTGACGATTTAGCAAATTTGCAAAAAATGCAGGTAACGAGTTGGCTGTGTTTGGCTGTGATGACCATAGGGTCTGCTTTTGCGTTTTCTCTCTCTTTTGCGTTGTCTGTTTTTGTTGGTGGTGTTATATCCATCCTCAGTTTTTGGGCCTCGCACACAGACGTTGTTAGGTTTGTGACGGCGTTGACAGAGACTTCTGACCCGGAACAACGTAAAGAGAGGGCCAAGAAGGGCAAGGGTGGTTACTTGCTTAAGTTTTGGATACGAATTGCAATTATAGGTGTTATCTTGCTTCTGCTCATTAAAAGCGGAGAGATTAACATCTTTGGACTAATTTTGGGTTTGTCAACGGTAGTGTTTACGATCACGATTACCGCGGTAAATGTGGTTATGCACTATTTCTTCAGCGGAAGGAGGTAA
- the atpB gene encoding F0F1 ATP synthase subunit A, producing MEHPILFISIILEKLGLPVPHGPVGQTFLEKMCEPYMTYTWLVMAFLFLVSKFTLGNLEIIPGKGQNFWEMIIGGMDDFFADNMGREMADKFFPMIATFALYIAVANLIGLIPGFMSPTASINTTLALTLIVWATHHVIGFKEHGLGYYKHFIGPMKWLVPLMLPIELISNFARLLSLSIRLFGNIMAKEVLLGILFGLAGMFFAPLPIMVLGVLVSLVQAMVFVLLTVVYFAQAQEHAH from the coding sequence ATGGAACATCCGATACTGTTCATTTCAATTATTTTGGAAAAGTTGGGATTGCCTGTGCCACATGGCCCTGTTGGTCAGACGTTTCTAGAAAAAATGTGTGAACCATACATGACTTACACATGGCTTGTTATGGCGTTCCTGTTTTTGGTGTCTAAGTTTACCCTGGGTAATTTAGAAATTATTCCAGGAAAAGGGCAGAATTTTTGGGAAATGATTATTGGTGGTATGGATGATTTCTTTGCCGATAATATGGGCAGGGAGATGGCAGATAAGTTTTTTCCAATGATAGCTACCTTTGCCCTCTATATTGCAGTTGCCAACCTCATTGGTCTGATTCCAGGATTTATGTCTCCCACTGCCAGTATTAACACCACCCTGGCGTTGACTCTTATTGTCTGGGCTACCCATCATGTCATCGGTTTTAAAGAGCATGGTCTTGGTTATTATAAGCATTTTATCGGGCCCATGAAGTGGTTGGTTCCTCTTATGCTACCCATTGAGCTTATCAGTAACTTTGCAAGACTTCTTTCTCTCTCCATTCGTCTCTTCGGTAATATTATGGCGAAGGAAGTATTGCTTGGTATCCTCTTTGGACTTGCAGGTATGTTCTTTGCTCCACTGCCAATTATGGTACTTGGTGTTTTGGTATCGCTTGTCCAGGCAATGGTTTTCGTACTCTTGACAGTTGTATATTTTGCTCAGGCGCAAGAGCACGCGCATTGA
- the atpE gene encoding ATP synthase F0 subunit C produces the protein MEGNIQLALICVGAALSIGLAGLGAGIGIGSVGQGACMGLARNPEVQPKLMVFMILGMALAESIAIYGLVISLILLYANPLLG, from the coding sequence ATGGAAGGTAACATTCAACTCGCTCTTATTTGTGTAGGTGCTGCTCTCTCTATTGGACTTGCCGGTCTGGGTGCTGGTATCGGTATTGGTTCCGTTGGACAGGGCGCTTGTATGGGTCTTGCACGTAACCCAGAAGTTCAGCCTAAATTGATGGTTTTCATGATTCTCGGTATGGCTCTTGCTGAGTCTATTGCTATTTACGGACTCGTTATTTCTTTGATTCTTCTCTATGCTAACCCTCTTTTGGGATAG
- the rimO gene encoding 30S ribosomal protein S12 methylthiotransferase RimO — protein sequence MKFHLISLGCAKNLVDSEVVLGCLRDAGWEMTDEQDADLLLVNTCGFIQPAVEEAVEEILALVDIKADFPEKKIVVLGCLVQRYKEQLLESLPEVDLFVGTEGVANIAEYVGKLIAGEEQDKVIMPTEFLMTAKVPRQQSTPFFRAWVKITEGCDNRCSYCMIPSIRGPLRSRSVADVLEEVQAMVASGVQEISLIAQDLTAYGDDLGDDVNLLVLLKELLAKTSVPWIRLLYLYPSELLDELLQLMAANPRIVKYLDIPIQHVNDRVLHLMNRPYGRADLEEFVDKARAHMPDIALRTTFLVGFPGETEEEYAEIGEFLRVRKLDHVGVFPYSNEEGAPSEHFPDQVDDEIKESRCARLLELQQELSTEIQKKYVGTVQKVLVEGVSEETDLLLEGRTQYQAADVDGRVYINEGQVVAGEIVDILITDSQQYDLVGGVVSVE from the coding sequence ATGAAGTTTCATTTAATAAGTCTTGGCTGTGCTAAAAATCTTGTGGATTCAGAGGTTGTTCTCGGCTGTTTGCGGGATGCCGGTTGGGAGATGACAGATGAGCAAGATGCTGATCTTTTGCTGGTCAATACCTGCGGTTTTATTCAGCCTGCCGTTGAAGAGGCCGTGGAAGAAATTCTTGCCTTGGTGGATATTAAAGCCGATTTTCCCGAGAAGAAAATTGTGGTTTTGGGTTGTTTGGTGCAGAGATATAAGGAGCAACTCCTTGAGTCACTGCCGGAGGTGGATCTCTTTGTGGGCACCGAGGGTGTAGCGAATATTGCCGAGTATGTTGGCAAGCTTATAGCTGGTGAGGAGCAGGATAAGGTTATTATGCCGACTGAGTTTCTGATGACGGCCAAGGTGCCTCGTCAGCAATCCACTCCATTTTTTCGGGCCTGGGTAAAGATTACCGAGGGCTGTGATAACCGCTGCTCCTACTGTATGATCCCATCTATTCGTGGCCCACTGAGAAGTCGCTCCGTGGCAGATGTGCTTGAAGAGGTGCAGGCAATGGTGGCCAGTGGCGTGCAGGAGATATCTCTTATTGCCCAGGATCTTACCGCCTATGGTGATGATCTCGGTGACGATGTCAATTTGCTTGTTCTTTTAAAAGAACTGCTTGCTAAAACATCTGTTCCCTGGATTCGTCTGCTCTATCTCTATCCCTCAGAGCTTTTGGATGAGCTGTTGCAGCTTATGGCCGCCAATCCTCGAATTGTTAAATATCTTGATATTCCTATCCAGCATGTCAATGATCGTGTCTTACACTTGATGAACCGCCCTTATGGAAGGGCAGATCTAGAGGAGTTTGTGGATAAGGCCCGTGCTCATATGCCTGATATTGCCCTGCGCACAACCTTTCTTGTCGGCTTTCCTGGTGAAACAGAAGAGGAGTACGCTGAGATTGGAGAATTTCTCAGGGTGAGGAAACTTGATCATGTCGGTGTCTTTCCCTACTCAAATGAAGAGGGCGCACCTTCCGAGCATTTTCCGGATCAGGTGGATGATGAGATCAAGGAGAGTCGCTGTGCCCGTTTATTAGAGCTGCAACAGGAGCTTTCCACGGAGATCCAAAAGAAGTATGTGGGTACTGTGCAGAAGGTACTGGTAGAGGGGGTGAGTGAGGAGACTGATCTACTGCTTGAGGGACGAACTCAGTACCAGGCAGCAGATGTTGATGGCCGTGTCTATATTAATGAGGGCCAGGTTGTTGCAGGTGAAATTGTTGACATACTGATAACAGATTCGCAACAGTATGATCTCGTTGGCGGTGTTGTTAGCGTGGAGTAA
- a CDS encoding HU family DNA-binding protein yields the protein MNKSELIEALSQDVNIPHREAAAITNTVIDTMTEALAKGDSIEIRGFGSFVVKQYESYEGRNPKTGKKIKVKPKKLPFFKVGKDLREQVDLKRKK from the coding sequence ATGAACAAGTCAGAACTTATAGAGGCTTTGTCTCAAGACGTCAATATACCCCACCGCGAGGCTGCTGCTATCACCAATACCGTAATTGATACCATGACAGAAGCCCTGGCAAAGGGTGACAGCATAGAAATACGTGGTTTTGGTAGCTTTGTCGTAAAACAATACGAATCCTACGAAGGACGTAACCCAAAAACAGGAAAAAAAATCAAGGTGAAGCCAAAAAAGCTCCCCTTTTTCAAGGTAGGAAAAGACCTACGAGAGCAGGTCGATCTCAAACGAAAGAAATAA
- a CDS encoding shikimate kinase: protein MIFLVGYRAVGKTTLGKKLAREIGADFVDLDRYICEAAGRTVEEIVAVEGWQGFRLREREAMLAVAAEERHLVVATGGGAVLHQDLWPMLKKKGFVVWLTAEQGTLCKRLSRRAQDPGRPSLTGQEMSAEVEKVLRERLPLYDAVADVSVATDRLSIVDAIEQVLDYYRKTI from the coding sequence ATGATTTTTCTTGTTGGTTATAGGGCAGTTGGCAAGACAACCCTGGGGAAAAAGCTCGCCAGGGAAATAGGCGCTGACTTTGTTGATCTTGATCGGTATATCTGTGAGGCAGCGGGGAGAACGGTTGAGGAGATAGTGGCAGTTGAAGGTTGGCAGGGGTTTCGCCTGCGTGAACGGGAGGCAATGCTTGCCGTTGCTGCTGAGGAGAGGCATCTTGTGGTGGCCACGGGTGGTGGGGCAGTTCTTCACCAGGATCTTTGGCCTATGTTGAAAAAAAAGGGGTTTGTTGTCTGGCTTACAGCAGAACAGGGGACATTATGTAAAAGGCTTTCGCGCAGGGCTCAGGATCCCGGTCGTCCCTCACTAACTGGGCAAGAGATGAGTGCAGAGGTGGAGAAGGTTTTAAGGGAGCGCCTGCCTCTCTATGATGCTGTTGCCGATGTTTCTGTGGCGACGGATCGACTATCAATAGTTGATGCCATCGAGCAGGTTCTTGATTATTATAGGAAAACTATTTGA
- the gap gene encoding type I glyceraldehyde-3-phosphate dehydrogenase gives MTIKIGINGFGRIGRNIFRALSKDEAFADIEIVAINDLSDNATLAHLLKYDSIMGVYDREVGSDADGIIVDGRHIAVSSHRTPADIPWGEVGADYIAECTGIFRDAESAQGHIDAGASKVVISAPAKGAVKTIVMGVNEDEYDATLHHIVSAASCTTNCLAPFAKVILDNFGISRGLMTTIHAYTGDQRLLDSPHADPRRARAAALSMIPTKTGAAAAVSLVIPELKGKFDGLAVRVPTANVSLVDAVMEVEKETSVAEVNQVLKEAANRYLGYTDLPLVSIDFQGNPHSSIIDAQSTKVIGKSVKVMSWYDNEWAYSNRMLDLILHMDARRAL, from the coding sequence ATGACAATAAAGATTGGCATCAATGGTTTTGGACGTATTGGACGTAATATCTTTCGGGCACTGAGCAAGGATGAGGCATTTGCCGATATAGAGATCGTTGCAATCAATGACCTCAGCGATAATGCTACTCTTGCTCATCTCTTGAAGTACGATTCTATTATGGGGGTCTATGACAGAGAGGTGGGGAGCGACGCTGATGGCATTATTGTTGATGGAAGGCATATAGCTGTTTCAAGTCATCGAACTCCTGCAGACATTCCCTGGGGAGAGGTGGGTGCTGACTATATTGCAGAGTGTACCGGTATTTTTCGTGATGCCGAGTCTGCTCAGGGCCATATTGATGCCGGGGCCTCTAAGGTAGTTATCTCCGCTCCTGCCAAGGGGGCTGTTAAGACCATTGTTATGGGCGTTAATGAGGATGAGTATGATGCAACTCTTCACCATATTGTCTCCGCTGCCTCATGTACCACAAACTGCCTGGCCCCCTTTGCCAAGGTGATTCTTGATAATTTTGGTATATCTCGTGGCCTGATGACTACCATTCATGCCTATACGGGCGATCAGCGCCTGTTGGATTCTCCTCATGCTGACCCTCGCAGAGCCCGGGCCGCAGCCCTCTCTATGATTCCTACCAAAACAGGCGCTGCCGCGGCGGTATCTCTGGTCATTCCTGAACTGAAGGGGAAATTTGATGGTCTTGCCGTACGGGTTCCCACCGCCAATGTCTCTTTGGTTGATGCTGTGATGGAGGTCGAGAAGGAGACAAGCGTGGCAGAGGTGAATCAGGTCTTAAAAGAGGCTGCTAACCGATATCTTGGTTATACTGATCTGCCCCTTGTTTCCATTGACTTTCAGGGGAATCCCCACTCTTCAATCATCGACGCCCAGTCCACCAAGGTAATTGGCAAAAGCGTCAAGGTGATGAGCTGGTACGACAATGAGTGGGCCTATTCTAACAGGATGCTTGATCTGATACTGCATATGGATGCCCGTAGGGCCCTGTAA